The DNA window CACTGTAGATTCTTCGTGAGAGAAGCAGGAGGACAAATTAGAATGACAATGAATGATGGAAGATAAAAATGGATACAAAAAAAGAAATCCCGCATTATCAGTTTCTCCCGAAGCTGAAAAACGCTAAATCTTTCCCCATCTATTTTATATATGGTACTGAAAACTATCTTATGGATAGTGTTCTCAAAGCAATTATCGATAAATTCAAAACCGAAGGTACGGAAGAATTCGATTTGAATATCTTTTACGGAGATGATTGCTCGATCGTCAGTGTGCTGGAACAACTCGAAATGCCGCCCTTTATGGCGAAATATCAAATCGTCATCCTTAAAAATTACGATAAATTAAAATTAAAAGATAAAAATCTTATTGCAGATTATTCCACAAATCCTGCTGAAACTTCTCTCCTTATCTTAACTGCTGAATCCATTGATCAGCGGCTTTCAGCCAATAAGAAGATCAACAAAGAAGCCATCAGGATTACATGTAAACCACCTTATAGAACGGATAACATCATCGGTTTCCTGAAAAATGAGATCAAAAAGAAAAACATATTTATGGATACAAAAGCGCTTGAACTTTTCGCCAATAGTATCGAACTTAATTATTTGATTGCTGCCAGTGAATTGGAAAAATTGATCATCTACACAAAAAATTCCGGTAAGATTTCTTTTGATGATGTTCTTGAATGTGTGGGAAAATCCAAAATAAATAAAATATTTGATCTGCAGGATTCGCTGGGAAGGAAAGATTTGAAAACTTCTCTGGAGATTATGCAGAATATGATCACTAATAATATTGCCGGAGTTTATATGATCACCATGCTGTCTCGATATTTTCTCCAACTCTGGAAAATATTGGGATTGAGGAAAGAAAATATCAGCGATTCGGAGATCAAAAACAGGTATTTACCCGAAGTTTTTTCAACATACAGGTACAAACATATAAATGCAGCGAACAAATTTGATCTTAAACAATTGAGAAAGATCTTTTCTCTCTTCCTGCAAACAGATATAGACCTTAAATCTTTAGATCCGAAATTAGAAAAATTATTAATGGAAAGACTTGTTTATCAAATCTGCAGAGGAAGGTAAAACAAACCTCCCGGTTTGTTATTCCGGTATATTCTCAACTCGTCAAGTTGAGTTACTGTATTGTACTTCTCGTAGTTTCTAATAACGGAATTCTTTCTCATCGGATTCAGAAGGTTTTCTGCTCATAATTTAAATTGATTTTCGGATCAACCTTCCGAATCCTCATTGAAAGAAGAATTGAAAGAAAGGCTTCGGAAAGTCTGCTTGTTCCAATGCACCTGCGTTGGAATACAGAAACTGACGCTCCGGCATCAAAACAGACTACGATTAAGACGCAGAGCGTCTGACAATCTGTATTCCCACGCAGGAGCGTGGGAATGAGCAATAATAAATTGAAAGAATAGAAAAAATGGATAAAAACTTTCGCAGTGGTTTTGTCTCGATCGTCGGTAAACCTAATGTCGGCAAATCGACTCTGATCAACAAATTTCTCAAAG is part of the Candidatus Cloacimonadota bacterium genome and encodes:
- the holA gene encoding DNA polymerase III subunit delta — its product is MDTKKEIPHYQFLPKLKNAKSFPIYFIYGTENYLMDSVLKAIIDKFKTEGTEEFDLNIFYGDDCSIVSVLEQLEMPPFMAKYQIVILKNYDKLKLKDKNLIADYSTNPAETSLLILTAESIDQRLSANKKINKEAIRITCKPPYRTDNIIGFLKNEIKKKNIFMDTKALELFANSIELNYLIAASELEKLIIYTKNSGKISFDDVLECVGKSKINKIFDLQDSLGRKDLKTSLEIMQNMITNNIAGVYMITMLSRYFLQLWKILGLRKENISDSEIKNRYLPEVFSTYRYKHINAANKFDLKQLRKIFSLFLQTDIDLKSLDPKLEKLLMERLVYQICRGR